In Bacillus thuringiensis, the DNA window CAAGGTGCTCAAGGTAACACAGGTGCTACTGGACCTCAAGGCGTTCAAGGTAACACAGGCGCTACTGGTGCCACTGGACCTCAAGGCGTTCAAGGTAACACGGGTGCTACTGGACCTCAAGGTGCTCAAGGTAACACAGGTGCTACTGGCGCTACCGGTGCCACTGGACCTCAAGGTGCCCAAGGTAACACGGGTGCTACTGGCGCTACCGGTGCCACTGGACCTCAAGGTGTTCAAGGTAACACAGGCGCTACTGGTGCCACTGGACCTCAAGGCGTTCAAGGTAACACGGGTGCTACTGGTGCCACTGGACCTCAAGGTGTTCAAGGTAACACGGGTGCTACTGGACCTCAGGGTGTTCAAGGTAACACGGGCGCTACTGGACCTCAGGGTGTTCAAGGTAACACAGGTGCTACTGGTGCCACTGGACCTCAAGGCATTCAAGGTAACACGGGTGCTACTGGACCTCAGGGTGCTCAAGGTAACACAGGTGCTACTGGGCCTCAAGGCGTTCAGGGCAACACTGGCGCTACTGGTGCCACTGGACCTCAGGGTACTCAAGGTAACACAGGTGCTACTGGTGCCACTGGACCTCAAGGCGTTCAAGGTAACACAGGTGCTACCGGCGCTACTGGACCTCAGGGTGCTCAAGGTAACACAGGTGCTACTGGGCCTCAAGGTGTTCAAGGTAACACGGGTGCTACTGGACCTCAGGGTGTTCAAGGTAACACGGGCGCTACTGGTGCCACTGGACCTCAGGGTACTCAAGGTAACACAGGTGCTACTGGTGCCACTGGACCTCAAGGCGTTCAAGGTAACACAGGTGCTACCGGCGCTACTGGACCTCAGGGTGCTCAAGGTAACACAGGTGCTACTGGTGCCACTGGACCTCAGGGTACTCAAGGTAACACAGGTGCTACTGGTGCCACTGGACCTCAAGGCGTTCAAGGTAACACAGGTGCTACCGGCGCTACTGGACCTCAGGGTGCTCAAGGTAACACAGGTGCTACTGGTGCCACTGGACCTCAGGGTACTCAAGGTAACACAGGTGCTACTGGTGCCACTGGACCTCAAGGCGTTCAAGGTAACACGGGCGCTACTGGTGCCACTGGACCTCAGGGTACTCAAGGTAACACGGGCGCTACTGGTGCCACTGGACCTCAGGGTACTCAAGGTAACACAGGTGCTACTGGTGCCACTGGACCTCAAGGCGTTCAAGGTAACACGGGTGCTACTGGGCCTCAAGGCGTTCAAGGTAACACGGGCGCTACTGGACCTCAGGGTGTTCAAGGTAACACAGGTGCTACTGGTGCCACTGGACCTCAAGGTGTTCAAGGTAACACGGGTGCTACTGGGCCTCAAGGCGTTCAGGGCAACACGGGCGCTACTGGTGCCACTGGACCTCAAGGTGTTCAAGGTAACACGGGCGCTACTGGGCCTCAAGGCGTTCAGGGCAACACGGGCGCTACTGGTGCCACTGGACCTCAAGGTGTTCAAGGTAACACGGGCGCGACGGGTGCTACTGGACCTCAAGGCATTCAAGGTAACACAGGTGCCACTGGACCTCAGGGTGCTCAAGGTAACACAGGTGCTACTGGACCTCAAGGTATTCAAGGTAACACAGGTGCTACTGGACCTCAAGGTGCTCAAGGTAACACGGGTGCTACTGGTGCTACCGGCGCTACTGGATCTCAAGGTGTTCAAGGTAACACAGGTGCTACCGGTGCCACTGGACCTCAGGGCATCCAAGGACCAACTGGTGCTACCGGCGCCACTGGTATAGGAGCTACTGGACCTACTGGACCTTCTGGTGGACCTACTGGACCTACCGGGCCTACTGGACCTAGCTTCCCTGTAGCAACAATTGTTGTAACAAACAACATTCAACAAACAGTACTACAATTTAATAACTTTATTTTCAGTACTGCAATTAACGTAAACAATATTATCTTTAATGGCACAGATACAGTTACAGTTATCAACGGTGGTATTTATGTAATTAGCGTATCTATTTCTACAACTGCGCCAGGATGCGCTCCTCTTGGAGTAGGCATTTCAATTAATGGAGCAGTCGCAACTGATAACTTCTCTTCAAATTTAATAGGCGACTCACTTTCATTTACTACAATCGAAACATTAGCAGCTGGTGCAAGAATTTCTGTCCAATCTACTCTTAATGAGATTACGATTCCTGCGACAGGAAATACTAACATCCGCCTTACTGTATTTAGAATCGCTTAAATTTCACTATGTATTGTTTATAGCAAATAAAAAAAGAGCGAGAAACTCGCTCTTTTTTTGTTATGTACAATAATTCATTACTACTCTAATTCAATTGAAACATTTTTTTGTGGTACAAATGTAGAAATTGCATGTTTATAAATAAGCTGTTGCTTACCTTCTGTTTCCAGTAGGACTGTAAAATTATCAAATCCTTTAATTAATCCACGAAGCTGGAAACCATTTAATAAGTACAGCGTAACAAACGTATTCTCTTTACGGAGTTGATTTAAAAACTGATCTTGAATATTGATTGATTGCTTCATGTCGAATCCTCCTCTTTTTCTCTACTTACTATTATTCGACTTTAGTTGTAACTTTCCTTCTATGTATCGTAAAATTTCTGACGTTTTTTCACCGTCTGTAACATCAAACCATGTGACATCCATCTTATTACGGAACCATGTTAATTGACGCTTTGCATAACGACGTGAATTCGTCTTTAATTGTGATACCGCTTCTTCTAAAGAGACACGATCCTCAAAATAATCATATATCTCTTTATACCCAATCGCTTGAATAGATTGACAATCTCGTATCCCGCTATTATACAATCCTTCTACTTCTTTTAATAAACCTTGGTCCATCATTATATCAACTCGCAAGTTAATGCGATCGTATAGCATTTCTCGATCCATTGTCAAGCCAATCAATGAAACATCGTATAATAACTCATTTTCTTGTTTTTCAAGTTGAGCACTCATTTTTTCACCCGTCGTGTGGAAAATTTCTAACGCTCTAATGACACGGCGTACATTATTTGCATGAATACGCTCAGCGCTTTCTGGGTCTACTTCTTGTAACTTTTTATGTACATATTCCACACCACGTTCTAATGCTAACTGTTCCATTTGTTCTCGGTATATAGTATCACCAGAATCATCCGTAAACTGATAATCGAATAAAACAGATTGTATATACAGGCCAGTTCCACCAACGATAATTGGCAATTTACCACGCTCTGTAATCTCTCGAATATGCTTACGAACACGTTCTTGAAATTCGGCAACAGAAAATGATTCTTCCGGATTTTTTATATCCACCATATAATGTGGAATTCCGTCCATCTCTTCTTTCGTCACCTTTGCAGTTCCAATATCCATCGTACGATAAATCTGCATGGAATCTCCACTTATAATTTCACCATTCAACGCTTTAGCAAGATCAATACTTAACTTCGTCTTCCCAACAGCAGTTGGTCCAATGATGACAGCAACTTTTTCACGTTGCACTTCTCCCATATCATTCAACTCTCTTTATGTGATGTACTCCATCTATTGATTATATCCAATCTTACCAATTTTAACGGCATGATTGCAAGTTCTTTCATTCCGGTACATGAAATTATAAATTAAAAAAGAACATAGTTTGTCCAATTCCGCATATACATGATTAAAAATACCTTCGAGAGGATGAGTTGACTATGAAACAATCCACCATTAATTTTTCATCTTTAACAAAAGACCTCATTTTAGCTACTGCTACAAAAGAACAAAATTGCTCACAAGAAGAATTATACTTCGCCTTAAATTGTTTGCTACGTTCTTTTCATTCTACTCTCCAAGAAACAACATTACATCCAGAAAATGAAAATACAGAATATATTCAAAATCAATTTTGCAGTGCCTATAAAATTATTACAGGTAAAACTATTTATCCTTTTCAATAATCCAAAAAGGCGGTTGCTTACATACTTTCAAGCAACCGCCTTTCATATTAATACATATCTACTACTCTATCACTTTCACTTTTACAGATTTGCGCCCCCAGTTATCAGCACTACCATCTGAACCAACTAAAACATCAATACGATTTCCTTTAATCGCACCACCAGTATCTCCAGCAATCGCTTCTCCATATCCTTCTACCCATACTTTTGATCCAAGTGGAATTACTTTAGGATCAACAGCAATGACTTTCATATTTGGATTTGCTGTTAAATCATGCCCCATCGCAGTTAATACACGACCACCATACGTACCATTCTCACTTGGGTGCGCTGTATACGCTGTCGCTTCTACTGTTATTTCACGTCCACCAGCAGGCGCACTTGTTGCAGTAGATTTCGCAACTGGTTTCGCAGTTGGCTTCTCTTTTGCCACAGGTTTACTTGCTTCTACATTCTTAACAGACTCTTTACTCTTAACTGCTTTATTATTTTTAACCGGCGTATTTACTTTTTCCGGCGCTTCTTCTTGCGTTACAACTTCTTTCTTTTCAATCACAGGTGCCGCCCCTGTTAAGAATGGCACGTGAACATATCCTGTTTTTCCATTATAGTCAAATTGTAACCATTCATTTTGAACTTGATTTGTCGTTTCAATTACATCATTTTTATTAAGTTTACCAAGAATTTCAGAGTCAGTATTCGCTCCAGCACGAACATTTAACACGCCCGCTGTTACATAATATGTACTTTTTGTAAATTCAGCACTCACAAACGCTTCTTGACCATTTAATTTAATTTTTGTCCATCCATTTTCTGTATTTACAACATCTAATTTATTTCCACTTAACATTTTACCTACAAGCTTTGATTCTACAGTTGGGTTTTCTCTAACATTTAATACGTCTGTTGTTACAATCGTTTCTGCTTTCGCAGAACCCGCAAAAATCCCAAGACCAAAAACTGCTGCCGTTGCTATACCTAATAATTTTTTCATGAATAGCCTCCATTTGCTTTGTTTTCGTATTTTCATTATAGCAACGGATTTTTAAGATTTTTAGAAAACACACAATTACAAACCATTCGTAATATACGATTAATGAGTTGTAACATAAATTTCCATATTAATGAATTACATTTCCAATAGAATTCCCAATAGTTTTCATATATTTTCCACATACAAGCACCAGAATTTTTTCCAGAAAAAATTACAGTATTACTTTTTTGTTACAAAAAAACCATATTTCATTACATCTTTTACCAAAAATCATCATTCTCCAATTATTAACCTCCTTTTTTGTAATAAAAAGGAGCAGCTAATAAAAGCTCCTCCCTTTTCATATGTTATTTAACTTTCTTTTTCCAAATCCCCATCATAAGAGCTGAAACAACTGTCCCTATCAATATCGAGAAAATATATAGCACCGGTTTATTTACTAATGCGATAACAAACAATCCACCATGCGGTGCTGGTAATGTAATTTGGAATAACATAGATAATGCACCCGCAATACTTGAACCAACAACACAACTTACTATTACTCGAATCGGATCTGCTGCTGCAAATGGAATCGCACCTTCTGTAATAAACGATGCTCCCATAATATAATTTGTTAATCCAGATTTACGTTCAGATTCAGTAAACTTCGATTTAAAGAATGTAGTTGCGAATGCAATCGCTAATGGCGGTACCATACCACCAGCCATTACTGCTGAATGAATCCCAAAGTTCTTCGCTTCTATTGCAGCAATACCAAATGTAAATGCAGCTTTATTAATCGGACCACCCATATCAATTGCCATCATAGCACCTAAAATAAGTCCTAATAATATAGCATTTGTACCATTCAAACCATTTAACCATCCTGTTAACATTTCATTCAATGCTACTACAGGCGGAATTACTACTTTTTGCATAACAACTCCTGTAATCAACAATCCAAAGACCGGATATAACAATACAGGTTTAATTCCTTCTAACTGTACTGGTAATCCCGAAAATAATCTTTTCAATCCTAAAACAACATACCCAGCTAAGAAACCAGCAATTAATCCACCTAAAAACCCAGCATTCGCATGTGCTGCTAAAAATCCACCAACAACACCAGGCATAAAACCAGGACGATCAGCAATAGAGCTCGCAATAAACCCAGCTAAAATTGGTACAAGGAATAAAAACGCCCCTGTTTTGCCTCCACCAATAGACATTAACAATTCAGCCAATGGTCCTTCTGCTTTTATACCACCAACCCAAAATGCTAGTGCGATTAAAATTCCGCCACCAACAACAAACGGAAGCATATTACTTACACCGTTCATTAAGTGCTTATAAATTCCTAATCCTTTTTCTTTCTCTGCGCTTTCTGTCTTCCCATCTTCCTTTATTCCTTTAAAGATAGGCGCGTCTTGTTTTACAGCTCGATTAAGAAGTGCTTCCGTTTTTCTAATCCCATCAGCGACTGGTACTTGAATGACATGCTTTCCAGCAAAACGGTTCATTTCTACTTGTTTATCTGCCGCGACGATAATGGCTGTTGCACGGTCAATATCCTCTTTCGTTAAACCGTTTTTTATACCTGTTGATCCGTTCGTTTCAACTTTAATTGCGATTCCTAGCTCCGCAGCTTTTGCTTTCAAGCTATCTGCAGCCATATACGTGTGAGCGATTCCAGTTGGGCAAGCCGTAACTGCTAATACGTACGGTTCATTTCCTTCTGGTTTTGCAACTTCAACCTCTTCTTCTTTTTCATTCTCTTTTTCATCAAATAAACGAAGAAGTTCCTCTTCATCCTTTGCTTCTAATAATTGCTTACGAAACCCTTCATCCATTAATAATGTAGATAGGCGCGATAATGTTTCTAAATGAGTATTATTCGCCCCTTCGCTTGCAGCAATCATAAAGAATAAATGCGCTGGCTGTCCGTCAAGTGATTCATAGTTGATACCGCTTACACTTCTACCAAAACAAATCGCTGGTTGCTTAACAGCTTTTGTTTTCGCATGAGGGATTGCAATCCCTTCTCCTATTCCAGTTGTACTTTGTGACTCTCGCTTTAAAATAGCTTCTTTAAATTCTGCTTTACTATTTAAACGATTTGCGCCGGCTAATTTCTCAACTAATTCATCTATGACAGCTTCTTTATTTGAAGCTGTCAAATTCATAATAACTGTATCCCTTTTTAATAGTTCTGTAATTTTCATATGCTGGTTCCCCCTATCGCTTAGCTACAATTACTTGCGACAATAATCCTTCTACTTTTTCTTTTTCACATAAATCAGCTGAAAATGCTGTTGCACTCCCTGTTGCAACGCCATATTGAAATGCCTTTTCAATATCTTTTGTCTGTTCATATTTACCTACAAATCCTGCAACGAGAGAATCCCCGGCCCCAACCGAATTCATTACAACACCTTTTGGAACAGTTGCTTCATATATACCTTCTGCCGTAAATAATAAAGCTCCATCTCCGGCCATTGATACGATAACGTGCTCTACACCTTGTTCGATTAATTTTCTTCCATACGGTAAAATATCTTCTACTGTTGAAATCTCTACCCCGAATAACTCACCAAGTTCATGATGATTAGGCTTTATTAAAAATGGCTTATTTTTAATTACATGTTGCAAGGCACTTCCACTCGCATCTACTACTACGCGAATGCCTTTTTCTACTCCGAACGCTGCGATTGATTCATAAAAGGCACTTGAGATAGACGCAGGTATACTTCCAGCTAGTACAACGCAATCTCCCTGCTTCATACTTTCAATTTGTTTCATTAATTGTTCAAATTGCTCATTTATCACATTAGGACCTTGCCCATTTAATTCTGTTTCTTCTTGCCCTTTTATCTTCACATTAATTCGGGAATCTCCGTCTACTTGGACGAAGTTTGTTGTTACACCTTCCGCCTGTAATACATCTTTAATAAATTGACCGGTAAATCCACCAGTAAATCCAAGCGCTACATTTTCAACACCTAAACGATGAAGAACGCGAGAAACATTAATCCCTTTCCCTCCAGGAAACTTCATATCTTTCTCTGTTCGATTTACTGCGCCTAAATCGAAGGAATTAACTTGTACTACATAATCAATAGATGGGTTTAAAGTAACTGTATAGATCATTGTTTATCAGCCTCAATTACATTGGTTTGTCTTTTATATTTTTCTAAATCAATTTCTAAATAGTTTGTAATAATATTTGCCTCTTCAACATTTGCAATTTTCGCAAACGCAACTTCTGAAAACTTACTTTCATCAATTAAGAAATATCCTTCGTTCGCTAATGTTAATGCCATTTGTTTTAAAAGTGCCTCTTCTGGATCTGGAGTAGTAAAACCAAGCTGTTCATGTACACCATTCGCTCCTAAAAAACATTTATCAAAACGGTACTTCTGCATACTTTCCTGTGCCATAGCACCAATTAAAGCTTTCGTCCTACTTTTCATCATCCCGCCTAGTAAATATGCACGAATATTATTTTCAACTAAAGCTTCAATATGCATAAGTCCATTCGTAACGACAGTAACATCTTTATTTATTAAAAATGGAATCATTTCAAATGTTGTACTTCCTGCATCTAAATAAATGCAATCACCTTGTTCAACAATGCTAGCCGCATGCTTCGCAATTTGTTGTTTTATTTGAATATTTTTGGATGATTTTTCAACCATCGTCGGCTCTTGTCCTTTTCCTGTTAAAACAGCCGCACCACCGTGAACCCTTTTTAATAACCTTTGCTTTTCCAATTGTGCTAAATCACGACGAATTGTTGATTCAGAGCTTTCTGTTCTTTCCACTAATTGCTGTAATTTAACAACCTTCTGCTCTTTTACAAGTTGCAATATCATTTGATGACGTTCAGGAGTTAACATTTTATTCACCTCTTCTTTGATTACAGTATAATGAAAACGATCACAAAAATCAACCACAAACATTCATAAATAACCAAAAACAATCACAAACGATTATAAACAACAAAAAAACCTATTTGATATAACAATCAAATAGGTTTTTTTGTTGTTTATAAAGAAGCTTTATATATGCTTAAAACATCTTCTTTATTTAATTTTTTAAAGTTACCAAATTCACCATAAGCCATCGCTTTATCAGCCATTAAATCAATTTCATTTTCTCCAATAGCATAATCAGCTAATGTTAGCGGCGCCTCAATTGAAGTCCAAAATTGACGTAACGCCTCAATTCCTTCTAACGCAATTTCTTGATCAATCTTTCCATCTGTTTCTACATCGAATACACGAATAGCGAACTGTTTAAAACGACTTACATTTTCATTTACAACATGCTTCATCCAGTTCGGGAATAAAATTGCAAGGCCGCCTCCATGTGGTATATCATGAACCGCAGAAACTGCATGCTCAATATTGTGAGTTGCCCAGTCTCCTTTTACTCCCATCGCTAAAATTCCATTTAACGCCATCGTTCCGCAATATAAAATTGTTTCCCTATGCTCATAATTTTCTAGATCATTTAACAGCTTAGGAGCTGTTTCAATTACTGTTCTTAAAACAGATTCACAATAACGATCTTGTAATTCTGTATTTGTTCCATGATGGAAATATTGTTCTAATACATGTGACATAATATCTACCATACCATAAATCGTTTGATCTCTCGGCACAGATGCAGTATGAACTGGATCTAAAATTGAAAACTGAGGGAATGTAACTGGGCTTCCCCATCCATACTTTTCATTCGTTTCCCAGTTTGTAATTACCGATCCTGCATTCATTTCAGACCCTGTTGCTGCAAGAGTAAGAACAGTACCAAATGGTAACGCCTCGCTAGCAAATGCTTTTTTCGTTACAATGTCCCATACATCTCCATCGTACTTACTACCTGCGGCAATTGCTTTTGTACAGTCGATTACACTTCCTCCTCCAACTGCTAAAATAAAGTCGACTCCATTATCTTTACAAATTTGAATCCCTTTCTTTACGGTTGATACACGAGGATTCGGTTCAACGCCTGTCAATTCAAATACTTCTGCATTTATATCTTTTAAAATAGATAGTACATTATCATAAATACCATTTCTTTTAATGCTGCCTCCCCCATATACGAGAAGAACTTTTTTACCGAACTGTGGAATTTCAGTTTTTAACTGTTCTAATTGACCTTTACCGAAAATAAGTTTCGTTGGATTACGAAATACAAAATTTTGCATACTTCTTTACCATCCCTTCTATATGAAAAGCAACTATACTTTTGTATACCATATTTTTTTCATTTCACAAAAATATTTGCCTAATAAAAAGATCCCAGCCTACAGGCTGAGATCTTTTTATTGGTAATAAGGTGAGATCATTAAGTAAACAATAACACCAGATAAACTTACATATAACCAAATCGGCATCGTCCAACGTACAATTTTACGATGACGTGTTAATTGATTTGTAAAACCAAATACAAGTGCAAACAATGCAAGTGGTACAATAATAGCCGCCAGGATAATATGTGTAATTAAAATAATGAAGTACACATATTTAATGAATCCTTCCCCACCAAAATGTGTTGCCGGCGCCAAGTAATGATACGATAAATAAGAAACACAAAATAGCAACGTCGTTGTAAATGCTGCCAGGATGAAACCACGGTGCATTTTCACATTCTTCTTAATAATAGAGTATAAAGCTGCTAATAAGAATACGAACGTAAAGCTATTAAAAATTGCATTTAACATTGGTAAAATTGTTACATCAAAATGTACTTCTCCTTCATAGCCAACAGGTCCAAAGAACAAAAATAAAATAATCGCATTTACAATTACAGAAAGCGTTATCACAATAGGAGCATAGCTTTTCTGATTAGTTGATTGATCCACCAAAATGGTCACTCCTCTTCCTTCAAATATGTATACGTAACCTCACTATTTTAACATATTATTCACAGTGTAAATGTGACAATAGTTTGACACAGTAAGACAGAGCAAAGAAAAAAACCCTTCTTAATAAAACTTCTTAAGAAGGATTTTATCGCTTTATTATTTAAATAGCAATGTAATTAGTTTTTGTTAAAAAACGTATTGCTATATGCTTGATAAATTTCAGATACTTGATATCCCATTAAAGAAATTGCTGTTAATGAAAAGAAACCAATCATAAGAAATCGAAACCACATATAAATCTCCTCCTTGTATTTAGCCTATAAAGCAGACGCTATATTACAAGTTGAGTGGTACTCTTCATCGTCACTTTCCTTTTTCTTTACAATTGCTGTTATAAATCGAATCATAAAGAAAATTACAAAAGGAAATTGTTCGTAATTTACCTTGGCATAGTTTGGCAACGGCTCGCGCTGCACATCGAACGGAGATGAGAAGGAATAGAACATACCTTGCTCTTCCATATATACAATTACAATTTTCATACAAAACATTATTCCTAGAAACGAAACAATATCTTGCCATTCTGTCGTATATAACAAGTTATACAGCTCTAATACGTACTCTTCCATCGTCATCCCCCTTTCCTTTTTTACCATTTTGCTCGCCTTTATAAAAAAAGTCAAGAAAAAAGTTTATATTCACTATGACAATAGTAATTACTTGTTTCTATGATTATATATGATTCTTTTATAGCAATGATTGGGTGTAACTCTCTTCTAAAACAAGAAATTAGAATCGAACAGATTCTTCATTTTTACTTTTAGGATTCAACACTGTACTATTTTTGTTTCTATTGAAAATAAAATAAGAAATTATTATAAGAACAGTAACTAGCATCGTTAATAGTGCCTGTGAACGTAAAGATTCAATTGCGAGCATTGCAACTAAAACTGCTATAATCGCAGCAATTGTAACGTATGTTACGTACGGAAAAAACCACATTTTCACTTTCAAATTTTGTTGTTCCGCTTTCCCCATTTTTTTACGTATCTTGAAATGAGAAATTGCTATAACGAGATAAACGAGTAACGCAATCCCGCCAGATGCATTCACTAAAAATAAAAATACTTTATCTGGAGATATGTAACTAAAAACAACTCCGATGTAAGCAAAGAAAGTTCCAAATAAAACCGCCCGAACTGGAACACCACTACTATTCAATTTCAAAAATGCCTTTGGCGCATCTCCTCTTTCTGCCATTGAAAAAAGCATTCTTGAGTTCGTATATAAACCCGAATTCAAACAAGAAAGTACAGCTGTTAAAACGATAAAATTCATAATTTGTGCTGCCGCTGGTATTCCTATATGTTCAAGCACCGCTACAAACGGGCTTTTTAGTATGTTCGCCGAATTCCACGGAAGAAGTGTAACAACTACAGCGATTGATCCAATGAAAAATACGAGAATACGCCAAATTACACTATTTGTTGCTGTTTTTACTGCCTTTACAGGTTCGGCAGACTCTCCAGCGGCCACTGCAACAATCTCAGATCCCATAAATGAAAATATAACGACGGTGATTCCAAGTAGCACCGAATTTATACCATTTGGCATAAATCCTCCTTGTCCTACTAAATTCGAAGTACCAGGTGCTTCCGTTCCTGGTACAAATCCTAAAATAACAGCTAGTCCAAGACAAAGGAATAAAACAATACTTATTACTTTGATAAATGAAAACCAATATTCAAATTCTCCAAATGATTTCACCGAGAAAACATTCGTCAACGTTAATAAAATCGTTAATATTAAGCTTAATAACCAGAGTGGGATTTCTGGAATCCAGTATTGAATAATACCAGCACCTGCTGTAGCTTCTATTGCAATAACAATTACCCAGAAAAACCAATATAGCCACCCAATTGTATAACCTGCCCATGGACCAATTGCCTCTCTTGCATATGTTGCAAATGAACCACTTGTCGGATTAATAGCTGCCATTTCTCCTAGCATTCTCATAACGAAAATAACTAGAAGTCCTGCTAATGCATATGAAACGATAGAGCCTGGACCTGCTGAATGCACAACCGCACCACTTCCAACAAACAAACCAGCTCCTATTACGCCACCAATTGAGATCATTGTTATATGGCGTATTTTGAGGTCTTTCTTAAGATTTTTATCCAACTCTTGTACATCCCCTTCCAAACTTAATTTTGAAATTTATGTAAGAGTATTATGCGAAAAATCTTGTCCTATACTTTAAAATATATCAAAATATTCTGAATTTAACAATCGTAATCCGACCTCCTTCAGAAATTATTACATTAGGTTTAATAATTTTCCATATACAATTGTTGAGAAAATTATAGTCACCTTACAAAAGAATGAATTTTCAGATATCATTAAATAAACAAGATTATACATCTAGACAACTTTTTGTATAGGAGTGTTGATATGTTAAACAAGTTCAAATTCATTTGTTGTACTTTAGTAATTTTCTTACTGCTACCGCTAGCTCCCTTTCAAGCACAAGCAGCAAACAATTTAGGATCAAAATTACTCGTTGGATACTGGCATAACTTTGATAACGGTACTGGCATTATTAAATTAAAAGACGTTTCACCAAAATGGGATGTAATCAATGTATCTTTCGGTGAAACTGGTGGTGATCGTTCCACTGTTGAATTTTCTCCTGTGTATGGTACGGATGCAGAATTCAAATCAGATATTACTTATTTAAAAAGTAAAGGAAAGAAAGTGGTTCTTTCAATAGGTGGACAAAATGGGGTCGTTTTACTTCCTGATAATACCGCTAAGCAACGTTTTATTAATTCCATACAATCTCTAATTGATAAATACGGTTTTGATGGAATAGATATTGACCTTGAATCAGGAATTTACTTAAACGGAAATGACACTAATTTCAAAAACCCAACGACTCCTCAAATCGTAAATCTTATTTCAGCTATTCGGACAATCTCAGATCATTATGGTCCGAATTTTCTATTAAGCATGGCTCCTGAAACAGCTTATGTTCAAGGTGGTTATAGCGCATATGGAAGCATCTGGGGTGCATATTTACCGATTATTTACGGGGTGAAAGACAAACTAACATACATTCACGTTCAACACTACAACGCTGGTAGC includes these proteins:
- a CDS encoding iron-containing alcohol dehydrogenase, with protein sequence MQNFVFRNPTKLIFGKGQLEQLKTEIPQFGKKVLLVYGGGSIKRNGIYDNVLSILKDINAEVFELTGVEPNPRVSTVKKGIQICKDNGVDFILAVGGGSVIDCTKAIAAGSKYDGDVWDIVTKKAFASEALPFGTVLTLAATGSEMNAGSVITNWETNEKYGWGSPVTFPQFSILDPVHTASVPRDQTIYGMVDIMSHVLEQYFHHGTNTELQDRYCESVLRTVIETAPKLLNDLENYEHRETILYCGTMALNGILAMGVKGDWATHNIEHAVSAVHDIPHGGGLAILFPNWMKHVVNENVSRFKQFAIRVFDVETDGKIDQEIALEGIEALRQFWTSIEAPLTLADYAIGENEIDLMADKAMAYGEFGNFKKLNKEDVLSIYKASL
- the pfkB gene encoding 1-phosphofructokinase, which produces MIYTVTLNPSIDYVVQVNSFDLGAVNRTEKDMKFPGGKGINVSRVLHRLGVENVALGFTGGFTGQFIKDVLQAEGVTTNFVQVDGDSRINVKIKGQEETELNGQGPNVINEQFEQLMKQIESMKQGDCVVLAGSIPASISSAFYESIAAFGVEKGIRVVVDASGSALQHVIKNKPFLIKPNHHELGELFGVEISTVEDILPYGRKLIEQGVEHVIVSMAGDGALLFTAEGIYEATVPKGVVMNSVGAGDSLVAGFVGKYEQTKDIEKAFQYGVATGSATAFSADLCEKEKVEGLLSQVIVAKR
- a CDS encoding DUF420 domain-containing protein, giving the protein MVDQSTNQKSYAPIVITLSVIVNAIILFLFFGPVGYEGEVHFDVTILPMLNAIFNSFTFVFLLAALYSIIKKNVKMHRGFILAAFTTTLLFCVSYLSYHYLAPATHFGGEGFIKYVYFIILITHIILAAIIVPLALFALVFGFTNQLTRHRKIVRWTMPIWLYVSLSGVIVYLMISPYYQ
- a CDS encoding PTS fructose transporter subunit IIABC, with translation MKITELLKRDTVIMNLTASNKEAVIDELVEKLAGANRLNSKAEFKEAILKRESQSTTGIGEGIAIPHAKTKAVKQPAICFGRSVSGINYESLDGQPAHLFFMIAASEGANNTHLETLSRLSTLLMDEGFRKQLLEAKDEEELLRLFDEKENEKEEEVEVAKPEGNEPYVLAVTACPTGIAHTYMAADSLKAKAAELGIAIKVETNGSTGIKNGLTKEDIDRATAIIVAADKQVEMNRFAGKHVIQVPVADGIRKTEALLNRAVKQDAPIFKGIKEDGKTESAEKEKGLGIYKHLMNGVSNMLPFVVGGGILIALAFWVGGIKAEGPLAELLMSIGGGKTGAFLFLVPILAGFIASSIADRPGFMPGVVGGFLAAHANAGFLGGLIAGFLAGYVVLGLKRLFSGLPVQLEGIKPVLLYPVFGLLITGVVMQKVVIPPVVALNEMLTGWLNGLNGTNAILLGLILGAMMAIDMGGPINKAAFTFGIAAIEAKNFGIHSAVMAGGMVPPLAIAFATTFFKSKFTESERKSGLTNYIMGASFITEGAIPFAAADPIRVIVSCVVGSSIAGALSMLFQITLPAPHGGLFVIALVNKPVLYIFSILIGTVVSALMMGIWKKKVK
- a CDS encoding DeoR/GlpR family DNA-binding transcription regulator, whose product is MLTPERHQMILQLVKEQKVVKLQQLVERTESSESTIRRDLAQLEKQRLLKRVHGGAAVLTGKGQEPTMVEKSSKNIQIKQQIAKHAASIVEQGDCIYLDAGSTTFEMIPFLINKDVTVVTNGLMHIEALVENNIRAYLLGGMMKSRTKALIGAMAQESMQKYRFDKCFLGANGVHEQLGFTTPDPEEALLKQMALTLANEGYFLIDESKFSEVAFAKIANVEEANIITNYLEIDLEKYKRQTNVIEADKQ